The Rhodoflexus caldus genome has a window encoding:
- the porX gene encoding T9SS response regulator signal transducer PorX: MQRYNILWADDEIDLLKPHILFLSKKGYDITPVNSGADALEKFGEQSYDVIFLDENMPGMSGLEVLSQIKTMRPHVPVVMITKSEEESIMEEAIGAKIDDYLIKPVNPSQIVLSIKKLLEQKRIISEKTTQSYQQDFRNIMMAFSEEMNHDEWAEVYKKLVYWELEMESTGNQSMADVLKMQKDEANVNFAKFIMRNYEEWLNNPDIEKPLMSHQLLRKKLFPKLTNEPTFFFLIDNLRYDQWKVLEPLLAEYFNLEQESTYYSILPTTTAFARNSIFAGVLPAELEKIIPNFWQDDEDEGAKNNNEKDFLQYQLKRNRLEHIKFSYHKIIHQNQSKTLVENFSNLLHNQLNVVVYNFVDMLSHARTDTEMIRELAPDEAAYRSITKSWFLHSPLVDMVRKIAEKKCRLIITTDHGTIRTTKPYKIIGDKNTNTNLRYKQGKNLDYDKKNVFVCRKPEALHLPKYNVSTSYVFTTEDYFFAYPNNYNHYVKYYKDTFQHGGISLEEIIIPYVELIPK; the protein is encoded by the coding sequence CGTGAACAGCGGCGCGGATGCTCTGGAAAAGTTCGGCGAACAATCCTACGACGTTATTTTTCTGGATGAAAATATGCCCGGCATGAGCGGGCTGGAAGTGCTTTCACAAATCAAAACCATGCGCCCGCACGTACCGGTGGTGATGATTACCAAAAGCGAGGAAGAAAGCATTATGGAAGAGGCTATCGGCGCTAAGATTGACGATTACCTCATCAAGCCCGTTAATCCGAGCCAAATTGTGCTTTCTATCAAAAAACTGTTGGAACAAAAGCGCATCATCAGCGAAAAAACCACGCAAAGTTATCAGCAGGACTTCCGCAACATTATGATGGCGTTCAGCGAAGAAATGAACCACGACGAATGGGCAGAAGTCTATAAAAAATTGGTGTATTGGGAGTTGGAAATGGAAAGCACGGGCAACCAAAGCATGGCAGACGTGCTCAAAATGCAAAAAGACGAAGCCAACGTAAATTTTGCTAAGTTCATTATGCGCAACTATGAGGAATGGCTCAACAATCCCGATATTGAAAAGCCGCTGATGTCGCATCAGTTGCTGCGCAAAAAGCTGTTTCCAAAACTGACCAACGAACCTACGTTCTTTTTCCTGATAGACAACCTGCGCTACGACCAGTGGAAAGTATTGGAGCCACTACTGGCCGAGTACTTTAATTTGGAGCAGGAAAGCACCTATTACTCCATCTTGCCCACGACAACCGCTTTTGCCCGCAATTCTATTTTTGCGGGTGTATTGCCCGCCGAACTGGAAAAAATCATCCCTAATTTTTGGCAGGACGACGAGGACGAAGGCGCAAAAAACAATAACGAAAAAGATTTCCTGCAATACCAACTCAAACGCAACCGACTGGAACACATCAAGTTCAGCTATCACAAAATCATCCACCAAAACCAAAGCAAGACGCTGGTAGAAAATTTCAGTAATTTGCTGCACAACCAGCTTAATGTGGTGGTTTACAACTTTGTGGATATGCTCTCTCATGCGCGTACCGACACGGAAATGATTCGCGAGCTTGCGCCCGATGAAGCTGCCTATCGCTCTATTACCAAGTCGTGGTTTTTACATTCGCCGCTGGTAGATATGGTGCGCAAAATTGCCGAGAAAAAATGCCGGTTGATTATCACCACCGACCACGGCACTATTCGCACCACAAAGCCTTACAAAATCATCGGCGACAAAAACACCAACACGAACCTGCGCTACAAACAGGGTAAGAATCTGGATTACGACAAAAAAAATGTATTCGTATGCCGCAAACCCGAAGCGCTGCACTTGCCTAAGTATAATGTATCTACTTCGTATGTATTCACGACGGAGGATTACTTTTTTGCCTATCCGAACAACTACAACCACTACGTGAAATACTATAAGGATACGTTTCAGCACGGGGGCATTTCGTTGGAAGAAATTATCATTCCTTATGTGGAGTTGATTCCGAAATAA